The Ziziphus jujuba cultivar Dongzao chromosome 1, ASM3175591v1 genome segment GTACATTCATATCTTTGATTAATCAAAGATTGTTAGTATATCCCAATTTTAGTTGTGAAAATTATTGTGAGAATGTGCTATACACGTGGTGTGTCGCTTGTTGAGGATGACAAGTGTGACGTTATTAGCaagtaaaggaaaatatgtccattaaaatctagggCTTAGATGTGGATGGATGAGAGCCAGCTTTTGGATATTGGCAGAGTTTAagggaaatattttatttcagaccataattaaataaaaatttgatgattGACAAGAGAAATCTTTTGGCATCTTAAAAAGTACTTTGAATTggtaaaaaagaataaacagaGAATGGTAAGGCTAGACAATCAAAAGCaagcaacccaaaaaaaaaaaaaaaaaaaactcactgggcaagcaattttttctttttactcaacaaataaaggaaaatatggCGTGAAATACAAGGCAGTTATTTTTAATACCTAAAAAGATCTTTACCTTGTCCATAATAAGCTATTCAATATCATTTTTAGTATTTGCAGACAGCTGAGGAATAATAAGGATCTCAGCCTACCCAATCTCCAACCACAACTATTACCTTTTTCATGTTTCTGATCTCTCTATACCCAGAGTTCCTTCGTTCAATAGTTGTGCAATATGTTTTTGATCCAACACAATTTCTATTGAGTGGGTCCTGAATTCTCATTTGACAGTCCACTTGCATTTGGAAATGACCAATGTCTGTGCTGGTGTACCACCTTTGATCAATGGGCCAttgtccttcctttttttttttttttttttccttcttgttttcTCATaagaacttatttatttatttttatcctttattcatgatttttttttttttaagacaaaaTATTAACTTCTCTCACAGACAATGACATCAAACTTCTCTCTGCAATGCAAAAACAATGCATGTATCACACATTATAATCTGCAGCAGTTATTGCTTTAATGGATATAGCACAAGATAAGGATGGCTCATCAGAAAGAACAATGGGACAATGAAGACTACATAGACAATTACATGGAAACAGTTTGATTTTGATGTTCTAAGGATGATGATGCATGAGGAATCTGTGGACAGCATAACAAATTGAAGTTCATCTTCTTATGGATTAGTTTGCCACAACATGCTAGTCTCCTTTAGGATAGCCCTTGTAGTAAACTTGTTTGGATATGGGATTTAGTGGTCCTAGTTATTAATTAATCCATTACAACAGtagaaatcaatattagtattaGCTTTAAGGTACGTGTTTAAGCATAGGAGTGACTCAGTGGGTACGAATTAATGTTCTTAAAGTGACAATTTGATGGTGAAGTTTAAAccggaaagaaaaaaaaagagaaaatgggTAAGATTAATTATCAACttattttatgcattttattgtttttaatttatttattatttttttttggtttttagacCATTAGTATATTATATTGGTTATCTGTTCACTTCGCTTAACATCCAACATCTCTAGTATCATTTTTTGGTACAAAATTTATACTGTCTTAATGGGAAAAGAGACATGAAATCTGCAATATTCCAAAAGCATCAAagtattatattgtttttgtgTTCCACACGGAAAATGGTTCCCCACAAACCCTGAATAACAAATATGCTTATTACTCACTCTCATACCTATCCGATTTGTTCTTGCTTACCAACCAATAACAttcagaaaatataaaaatgcaaatttttCAAAGGGGCCCCAAAAGAGTTTCTGATCTGTCAAAACTTGAGAAAAATGAAAGTCATATTTAGCTTTCTTTTTAGATCtgccatatatattatttgtagaTGTGTATGAAATTTGCTTAGGATAATGTGGGGCTTTAATCATCAGTCGTAAACTTGCAATATTGTTGATGAACTGTGGTTTATCTTATCATGACAGAACAGCTCCGTATTTTATTTCTTCAAGTTATTCTATACTTGTATATGGATTTTGTGTATGAGAATGTAATTTTTCTAATTATAGAGCAGAAATTTTTGTTATGTATTCATTCATTTAATTTGAGAGGGTCTTATCAAGGTTTTGGCATATTAGTTTGTTAAACATAGAATATAAAAAGTTCAAATATTGATGGAAATCAGCTTTTGTTCTTTTATGATGGATTATGGGAATATTTCCAGTAGTATACGATTGGAAgtgattaataatatttagcaaGCGGATCATAGACTTGAAGGGTCTTAATCTCAGAAAATGATACCCTCACCACCAGGCACCAACCACTcgttctttattttttggtgtgGAGCTTGTGCTTTTAattcattatattaaaaataaaatttatttgattctCCAATTTACTTTTCAAAACTTCAATCAATATTCACAAcccattttcaagttttggcaAAATTTTAGTTCCACCaaaaatttatatcattaatgCAGATCTAACCATAAACACTGTCTCTCTCTATCTGGCTCGCCATTTTCTCCTTTGTGGGTCAGGATGGGACCAAATCCTGACTTTAGAATATGCACTTTCTCTTATCAATGTCCCCACACAAAACCATTAAACCACTCAGCCTTAACCTTTCAGCAATCGGCATTGCCTTTATACTTCTTCGAAGGTCCAACAAGTACTATTCATCTAATTTCTTGGACTCTAAAACCAAATAGCTCCAACCTTTCGAGGTTTACATACTTTGTTAATCTTTCTTCACATTCAAGGAAAGTGCATGCCATTCTAATTATTAAAActagatatttttaaatcttgctTGGAGAACTAACAGTGTCACTGTTATTTTAGCTGGGCCAATTTGTAATTGTATCTGAAACTTTCTCAATAATCCTCTATAAGGGAAAACAAATTTCCTCATGAAGTTGAATGCTGAGGTTGAGACagaaataattttcataaacatatctagtaatttcatgaaaaatgaaaatattgagtAAATTTGAAAGAACACCAATCTTCCTTGTGGGTAtgttaaaataagaaataatctTGCTTTCTTGCAGACTTGCCGTGAGGTTATCTGATTTCCCTTCTGCACACCATACATTTTCTATGCTGCACAACTGGTAGAGGATAAATGAATAGGCCTTATCACCTAGAAGACATATGTTGTTCATTTCttattctctctctcatttttgagtttctttaaattttaaaaaaatttgttttctaaaatttgaaatttggctCTGCCAGAAATTGGTTTCTCACTCGAAGCGTGTATTTTCTCCTTTTGCTGTGAAATGTAACCGGTAattttaaagaacaaaaaagtcaatatttcttctatttacccaaaaaaaaaaaaaaatcaatatttcttctaTAAGGATCGAGCCAGGCCTAGCAGACACCCTTGGTTCAGCTTTGATCCAACATGCAGCATTTGGGCCTATATTATGGGCTTTTCAGCTTCGGACAGCCTCCGTAGGATGAGACGTTTATGGATGGAGTGCCTAAGGCGGTTTCTGTAATGGCCGTACGTGATAACAGAAAATTCCGAATACAAAGTCTATTTTGCATCTAGAACAGTTAGTCACCAAACTAAGCAAAGGGAAATGACTTCAAACTTTTCTTCAATATCTTTCCTATAAGTTGCATGAATACAAAGAAGATATACAAAGCAGCTTATGACAGATATTTGATGAGTATCCTTGAATCATTGGCATCTTCACCAACTATTGTCTTTGCCCGCCAATATGTGGTAAACCAGATTGCTGGATTGCTGAACGACAAAGGGACAAAAGGGGTATATAAGAAACTAAAGAAGAAGATTAACGAACTTGAACATGTGTGTATATAGTTTCTCATGtcttgaaaaggaaaataaagtaGGGCATTTTTAAAACAGACTTCTATTCGGGAGGGCAATGATATTATAAACCATTTGGGGGACTACTTTCAACGATTCATAATTTGTGCATTTCAAGGCTATATCCTGCTTTCCTGTACAACACAAATGTTATGCCTTTTATAGTATTTTAGCACCATTAAGCATTTTGCGGTAGATCTCTCAATGTCAACTTTCCTTGTGCTCACCTCCTACTACGGTGAGGGTGGTGGTTAGGGCAGCATAATATTCATAGAAGGAAATAGCGCCAAGCATGAAAAAATGACTACTAAAGGATATCCACCATTATATATAcggtcaaaataaaaaagaaaagaaaggagttTCACTTACCGTTTACTTCATCCAATGTCAACTGTATTGAAGAATCGGTAGAGAATCCCAACTTTTGCATGATTTCTTCCAAACGTTTCAAGTTTGTCAGGTAGAGGTAACCAATCTACAAAAGATGGGATCACTAGCTTAGTTAACAGTCCAAAAAAATAAGTTCTTCAATACTGGCTCATGGTTTCCATCAaggattttaattaaatatcttaCCAGTTCTGAGCCATCTCCAGTATTTTATAATGTGATAAACGTGTTACAGCTTCAGTCTTTCTACTAGCATGAttgaataaaatatacaaaaataatgagATGCAATAATGTTAGCCAGAGTTATGTGTCAGATTGCAAGGTTTTAATGGGAAAAACCATTTGAATACTAGATATAATTCAGCACAGTTAATCATGCTGAAAACATGGTCAGCAGCCATTTTCCTTCCAGGACCAAGTTTATCATCAGTCAACTCTAgagtaaatgaaaaaaacattCTTAAGAAACACAATCATCATGGGAAAAACCAATGCACAAGGGCACTGACCAATGTTTCCAGTGAAGATGCTCTATTGTACACTGCTGCACCAGCACGCTTTTTGGTTCGTGTTTTAGCTGAATTGATATTCTTTCCCCATCGGAGAACATTTCTGGAGCAACAATTAAGAAATATTTATCATGCCAAATTTTGTCAGAGGACTTTACACCATATaaggaaaaacaataaataactaCCAAATATTAATTCagaatttttctttataaatttcacatgaagaagaaaaagcatacAAGGGATCATGCATTTCTTCATGATTCCTCAACATAAAAGTTCATAAACTGAACCAGAAGAATTTCCACAGAATTTAAAAAGCCTGAAATCTTCGGCTAACCTTTCTTGTTCCGATAAGTAATCGTCATGCAAAAGTTTTTGGAGCAATGCATCCTGAAGTGAAACAGACacaaaaattaatcaatttatgtACTTACTCGGTTGCTTCTAATCAATCCATTTGCCAACCACATAACTACAGTTAAACACTAGTGCATGACTTTAGTGTCGTTAAAAACTAAATTCATAGAAATTATGAATCAAAATGCATAACCACATTAGATGCACATAAAATTGGAAAGACAAAAAAGAATCTTCAAAATGTCATGTTACTTcttatttaatcaaaaattgGAAAAGGTTTCAAACTTCGTACTTGTGCTTCACAACGTACAACTGCCATCACCCGATCATTATATTCTTCAATACTCAGAGGAGGAAACAAAAAGTGTCTTCGCGCATATAGCTGCATGTATTCAAAAAAGTGGTAGTAAGCATTGCAGGAAGGCCAAATATCAGCAGCAGAGTAATTATGTCAGTAATAATAATGCTGGTGAGGCATATAGTGCTCTCTAGGGCAATGAAAAGACAGATTTGCCTTCTAAATCAATCAATCATCCACAAATGAGTGCTTCAAtgctgcattttttatttttattttttttaataaatatgtgtAAACGCCTTTTTCTTGGTTTGCAGCTTCatagaataacataaaatacaTACTTCTAAAGATATAAACCACATAAATATTGAGCATGTGCCGTGGCTAACGGTGGTACTAAATAAGTTGAACAAGAAACATGCATCgtaagccaaaaaaagaaaagaaacaaaacctcGTAGATGGAATCGCCAATATATGCTAATGAAGCTGCATTGAATACAGATCTGGGCTTCTGAACTTTTGGTGGACTAGGCATCCATTGCTCGTAGCCCAAATAAAACTCTTCCTTTTTTGCTGTTTCTTCTACAGGATTAGGTTCCATTTAGACCATTATCATTAAAGCTTCAATTGGAAAATGAATAAAGGTAtctaaaatatcaaaaacaaaaaaaacaagaacTAAAAACAACTATGCCAGGACCCTTTCTATTAGATTAATGTCAGAAACTaaaattaacagaaaaaaaaaaagaattcaaaatcaaatttctcGACGAAAATAAGATGAGTAATTATCTTAGAATTTCAGTACACAGGAATATACAAACAAGAACCAATCAATAAAGTTTTTTGAAGCCACCAACACATCTAACGAActgacaaatatttattttaaaaaaattgaaaaccccAATTGTCATTGAGTGCATTCAATGCTCCTAAGCAGGCAATTACAGTCTTAAAAagcatttgaaaaagaaaactaacGACAATAGAAtagaagagggaaaaaaaaaaaaaaaaaaagagaaaaattaagaaaagcaaaagaaaaagtggGAACAAGAATGGAATAACAGTTGGGGAATTGTGGGTGTTGCTCACCTGGAGCTGGAGTTGGTCGTTTAAGGAGGTCGGCGATGGTGAGGATGGTACGGGTGGTTGAGGTCGATAAGGTAACAGTTGGTGGGGGTTGTGAGGTGGGTTTGTTCTTCTTCAGCTTCCTTGGGGCATTGGGATTGTAAGGAAGCATCTGTTGAGTGTCCCATGAAGATCTCACTCTCACTCCGGCGCTCAGTGCCGGTGATGAAGAAGAAGGAACTACTGATACCGCGTTCATATTCATTGTTCTTTTCTCTGAGAATTTCGGGTACCGAAAACGAAATCGACGacccaaaattaaattaatataaaataaaaatcgggAAATTATGGGAATGGGGTTTTGAATGGGTTTTAGTAGATGGGCCTAATGGGCCAGATCAGAATCAAGGACGAGATGGCTCTATTTACACCTCCTATAATAACTATGTGAAATCAACGACATGTCGTAAAATTCACCGTTTTGGAGTAGTTTcgtagcccttttttttttggcaccaaaacgtGTCTCTTTTTAAGTGGTGCTTCGTGCACAGTTCGATGCACAGATCCGTAAGGCTAGCAAACCACGAGCTGTAGAGaccagagaaagagagagagagagagagtgggggGTTTTGTTGCTCGCTCTGTGTGTGTTGTTGTTCGAATATTTTGACCACCTGCAAGTGCTTTTTGCTGCGCTTTCGTTCTAAAACCCCTCAGAAGTTTGGTTTTCTGATAATATCACACGTGGGTATCGCAAGCTATATACCATGAGCCGCTACGACAGCCGCTCCGGTGACCCCGCGTCTTACCGTGACCGAAGAAGGTACGTGTAAACTCCTTCgtgggttttttgtttttatttttgaatatacgTTAGCTTTTGCATAAATGGATATGTGGGTTTCTTTTGTATaccttcaattcaattcattcgCAATTTCCATTGCTTTCGTGAATTCTAATTCTTCGTGGGGTTCATTCACTTTAATGGGTTACTTTCGCGTTCTGCCCAAAACCAACTCTCAAACTCattgttttcaaatttattattcatctcctcttgttttgttttgcctGAATTTAGTACTTCTTCTTGTTGTTCTTAAGCAATTTGTTAATACAAATTCTACTAATTTGTGCTCTAAAGTGTTTGCCTATTTGCTCAAAATCATAGGCTGATTCATTTTATGCGAAtttgttgcttttcttttttctgtgtatgtatatttgtttttttcagtGGCCACATTTATGACTAATTGGTTGGTTTGgcttaaattgatatttttttcttgtgaaCTTTTGTGTTGGGTATAGTGATTCAGGGTTTGGTGGGTCTACGGGCTATGCTGGCTCGGTGCGTTCCTCATCAGGCAAGAAAGACTATGAGAGTACTGAGCCACCTAGGAAGTTGGATTTGGATGGGTTGACTCGTTTTGAGAAGAACTTTTATGTCGAGTCACCAGAAGTAGCTGCAATGTCGGAAAAAGAAGTTGAGGAGTATAGACAAAGGAGGGAAATTACAGTTGAAGGACGTGATGTTCCAAAACCAGTCAAGAGTTTTCGTGATGTCGGATTTccaggtttttttcttttcctttgggaATAACCGTTCTCTTTATGGTTTCAAGTTTCACTTTGATTCATTTAGTATACAATGTGACTGAATAAACTGTAAAGTTGGAATGttacaattttaaaacaatgaCGTATTTTGTTGTAAAAGGTTGAACTTAGTAAGCCTTTGGTTAGCTCAATGTGCTTAATATGTGATATACATGTATAATTGTATGATTTGTATTCATTTActgatttttttcctttcaatttaaGGGATCATCTTTATGATTTGTCACTCTTGCTATTAGCATATAAAATGAGTAGGGATGACTAGGCATTTGATTCtcttctatgtatatatattgggtTGGGATAAACTTATTTCCAGCAGAAgttaaatgtggaattttttaGGTTAGAAGGACAAGAGATCTAAATAGTTTCTTAGAAGAAGATTCAGACAGTGGAGTATctgaaaaagaaattgaatcaGATTGTAGTTGTAGACACTACACCTTTTCAAGCGGTCATATAATCCTGAGTGGACAAATGGTCTGGTAGAATCGTCATTTAGACAAGATCAGAATATTTGAATCTAGATGTTTTACTCAATAACATACCTTCTGATTCAGAAGCATTGATGTAATGATGGGGACTAGCTAAAATTAACTATCTAAGAGAATGcccaaaaattttcattattgctTAATCTAAAGTTCCAACTTATATgtttgttttgtcaaaatgtTCATTGAATTTTTGTTAACTTACATTGTCAAGTTTCTTTTGGATGATAAGATGTTTCCTTGGAGAAACTTCTAACAAGAATGTTCTTGTTCAACTCCAGATTATGTTTTGCAAGAAATTACAAGAGCTGGTTTTGTTGAGCCAACACCCATTCAATCTCAAGGATGGCCAATGGCTCTTAGAGGCCGTGATCTCATTGGGATTGCTGAAACAGGATCAGGGAAGACACTTGCATACCTTTTGCCTGCAATTGTCCATGTCAATGCCCAGCCAATTCTAGGTAAACATATAATCTTCAAGATGAATGGCTTCTTTtgtttataattctttttgagGCACTGTACAGACTTGGTAACTGCTACTGCTTATTCCTTCAGCTCCTGGAGATGGTCCTATTGTGTTAGTTTTAGCTCCAACTCGTGAACTTGCTGTTCAAATTCAACAGGAAGCTGCTAAATTTGGTGCATCATCAAAGATAAAAAACACATGCATATATGGTGGGGTTCCAAAGGGGCCTCAAGTTCGTGATCTCCAGAAAGGTTGGTGGTGCATTTAATTGTGAGATATTGTTGGTATCATATAATATTGACTTTCATTTCTCAACTGATTAAGTTCTGGATGGAACCTGCTTTTTGTTATGAATTTCAATATGCAGGTTTTCTAGTTCTAGGATTTTTGTTGTGTTGTTAATGTCATTTATATTCCTTTTCTATCTCAGGGGTTGAGATTGTAATTGCCACACCTGGTAGGTTGATTGATATGATGGAATCACATCATACAAACTTGCGAAGGGTCACTTATCTCGTGTTGGATGAGGCTGATCGGATGTTAGACATGGGGTTTGAGCCTCAGATACGGAAAATTGTTTCTCAGGTTTGATATTTTACACTCCTATGGTTTGAATTTTTTGGTCACCCATCCTATTGAATGAAACACtaatagatatataataaaattgactATCCGCTGCGTACCTTGTCTCcatctatctctctctttctttcttatttagttTATCTCATGAAAATGGTTGATTTAAAGTAATAAGGGTCCTATGCAGATTCGCCCAGACCGTCAAACATTGTACTGGAGTGCTACCTGGCCAAAGGAGGTTGAACAGCTAGCAAGACAGTTCCTTTATAACCCTTATAAAGTAAATTACTTTGTCTTTACTTGTAGTAAAATAAAGTGTATTCACTTGCTAGGAAGTTTTTTGCTTTGCTTCTTATAATTTTGCCAAAAGTTGTAGGTGGTGGATGTTCTCATATATAATATGCTAATTCTTGATTGGCACTTTTGAACCTTGCACAGGTGACAATAGGTTCTTCAGATTTGAAAGCGAACCATGCAATCCGCCAGCATGTTGACATTGTTTCTGAAAGTCAGAAATATAACAAGTTGGGGCATATTCTATcttgttcttattatttatgttcTTTCTAGTTCAATTTACTGCAGGATAATTTCACtgactttattttgtttttccagaTTGGTAAAGTTGCTGGAGGAAATCATGGATGGCAGCAGAATACTTATATTTATGGATACTAAGAAAGGATGTGATCAGATCACAAGACAGCTTCGAATGGATGGTTGGCCTGCCCTCTCGATACATGGTGATAAAAGTCAAGCAGAGAGGGACTGGGTCCTCTCTGAGTTTAAAGCTGGGAAGAGCCCTATAATGACAGCAACAGATGTTGCAGCTCGTGGTTTAGGTATAGTTGGGATCCCTTCCCCCTGCTTCAGCCTTCTTTCGGTGCTGTTGATATTGGATGCTGTTTTCTTCCAGAgcattttattccttttttatgGTTAGGTGTCCTAGAATTAGTAAATCCGTTCAATATAGGAAATTGTGggatttattaaatcatttgATGATGCGTCATATGCCAAAGtggttcttttctttgtttgtttcctTTCACCTTTTCCAGTATATGAGCGTCAATCTAAGACTTGTCTGAGAAATTGCATTTTTAATCTCCCTTTTGGTGGCAGATGTGAAGGATGTGAAATATGTTATAAATTATGACTTCCCTGGATCCCTTGAGGACTATGTTCACCGCATAGGGCGTACTGGAAGAGCTGGGGCAAAAGGAACGGCTTATACTTTCTTCACAGCTGCTAATGCTAGATTTGCAAAGGAGCTCATTACCATACTTGAGGAAGCCGGACAAAAGGTCAGTCCTGAATTGGCAGCAATGGGCCGTGGTGCACCTCCTCCCCCTTCAGGTGAGTTGCTGGGCATACACAAAAACTCATATTGATTTGTGCAGAATATTGGTGTGAAATATCTCCAATGCGTTTACTAAATCtatttttcccaatgcataaaTTTGATCAGGTCATGGAGGTTTTCGGGATCGAGGTAAGGGTTATGGTGGTGGTCGTTCTTGGAGTTGATTTAATGAAAGGTGGGTTTGAGGTTGATGGAGATAGAAAACGTCAGAATCATTAAACCACGGTTTGTGACACTGTATTTCATATTGGAATTTCGGAAACTTGTATGACTAGAGTTTAGGACGACAGTTATCTTTATTGGacatttgaccttttttttttttttttggggtcttcTCCTTTTATTGGATTTTCTGGTTAAACAAACTGTAAAACTTGGACTAGTTAGTCAGGAAAGTGTAAATCAAAACATTTGTTTATATGGTTCATCAAGAAATCCGAAGCAAAATTTTGTGTAATCTTATATTACTGAATACAGGACACAGGTAGTGTTTGTCTGAGAACAATGTggacaaagaaagaaaggaggacgattttattttattttatttattattattatttttgtgggAATAAAAGATGGACGATTATAAGGGCCGAAATGAATTGCATTGACCAATTTTCTTATGCATCCtttatatatgttatttgtgtttttgttttctttttggtagtGATATATGTATAATGGATAATTTGATCTTTCCTTCCCAAAATATAAGCGTCGTTGTCGTTGGAAAGTCTAAAACTTTGGAAATGCCATGAttgggtaatatatatatatatatatatatatgtatatgaatgtATATGTAAGATACAATTGACCAATAGACCCTTAATATGATAAAGTATGAGGGTCATTTTATAATAGATTAGACTAGATTACTATCAATATATAAATGCCGGAAGCAAATAAATGTGTAGTACAATAACGGGATCAGTTCATATCCAACTTATTTACCAACAAAAGTTAATAGACAgcttgataaatttaattggtcATTTTGCTCATATTATTATAACgcatcaaaattaaattgagcTTTCTTATAACTggaatgtttattttattttttgaagtgaAAGTTACCCACTTGCCAATTCCataatcataaaaattattatta includes the following:
- the LOC107403820 gene encoding uncharacterized protein LOC107403820 isoform X1, which gives rise to MNMNAVSVVPSSSSPALSAGVRVRSSWDTQQMLPYNPNAPRKLKKNKPTSQPPPTVTLSTSTTRTILTIADLLKRPTPAPEETAKKEEFYLGYEQWMPSPPKVQKPRSVFNAASLAYIGDSIYELYARRHFLFPPLSIEEYNDRVMAVVRCEAQDALLQKLLHDDYLSEQERNVLRWGKNINSAKTRTKKRAGAAVYNRASSLETLIGYLYLTNLKRLEEIMQKLGFSTDSSIQLTLDEVNAIQQSGLPHIGGQRQ
- the LOC107403820 gene encoding uncharacterized protein LOC107403820 isoform X3; the protein is MEPNPVEETAKKEEFYLGYEQWMPSPPKVQKPRSVFNAASLAYIGDSIYELYARRHFLFPPLSIEEYNDRVMAVVRCEAQDALLQKLLHDDYLSEQERNVLRWGKNINSAKTRTKKRAGAAVYNRASSLETLIGYLYLTNLKRLEEIMQKLGFSTDSSIQLTLDEVNAIQQSGLPHIGGQRQ
- the LOC107403820 gene encoding uncharacterized protein LOC107403820 isoform X2, with protein sequence MNMNAVSVVPSSSSPALSAGVRVRSSWDTQQMLPYNPNAPRKLKKNKPTSQPPPTVTLSTSTTRTILTIADLLKRPTPAPEETAKKEEFYLGYEQWMPSPPKVQKPRSVFNAASLAYIGDSIYELYARRHFLFPPLSIEEYNDRVMAVVRCEAQDALLQKLLHDDYLSEQERNVLRWGKNINSAKTRTKKRAGAAVYNRASSLETLIGYLYLTNLKRLEEIMQKLGFSTDSSIQLTLDEVNGGEHKES
- the LOC107403752 gene encoding DEAD-box ATP-dependent RNA helicase 20, which produces MSRYDSRSGDPASYRDRRSDSGFGGSTGYAGSVRSSSGKKDYESTEPPRKLDLDGLTRFEKNFYVESPEVAAMSEKEVEEYRQRREITVEGRDVPKPVKSFRDVGFPDYVLQEITRAGFVEPTPIQSQGWPMALRGRDLIGIAETGSGKTLAYLLPAIVHVNAQPILAPGDGPIVLVLAPTRELAVQIQQEAAKFGASSKIKNTCIYGGVPKGPQVRDLQKGVEIVIATPGRLIDMMESHHTNLRRVTYLVLDEADRMLDMGFEPQIRKIVSQIRPDRQTLYWSATWPKEVEQLARQFLYNPYKVTIGSSDLKANHAIRQHVDIVSESQKYNKLVKLLEEIMDGSRILIFMDTKKGCDQITRQLRMDGWPALSIHGDKSQAERDWVLSEFKAGKSPIMTATDVAARGLDVKDVKYVINYDFPGSLEDYVHRIGRTGRAGAKGTAYTFFTAANARFAKELITILEEAGQKVSPELAAMGRGAPPPPSGHGGFRDRGKGYGGGRSWS